In Papaver somniferum cultivar HN1 chromosome 1, ASM357369v1, whole genome shotgun sequence, a genomic segment contains:
- the LOC113288732 gene encoding uncharacterized protein LOC113288732 yields MNNNFSESFNNMINKMRNKPIIMIGIMYANLVMGTWYNRRTESASWVDGNLVPTAVTLIKKMLEFVTDYGVDPCVAGELYMVTSPKNSVFTVNILAKTCSCLQWQLRGFPCMHAVSALHSIRPQWRKYCSDYYSVENYKATYAPTFAPLDDKSEWVQPNMNKKILNPPHSRKPGRPKSKRVRSYDEPRVEKTKRRCGKCGNVTNHNKRTCAGGEVGSNPTAKRQRTECDAQSFTFSNIEPSQTTGVRGAAKSNKKKRTASFVGECFTGPGSQPLATPSSTPASTTPMSLPSIAPSSTPPSTINNLYQNFFGIGSVSQNIKQGKGRGNGKAKKK; encoded by the exons atgaacaacaatttttcagaGTCTTTTAACAATATGATCAACAAGATGAGAAATAAACCAATTATAATGATAGGAATAATGTATGCTAACTTAGTGATGGGTACATGGTACAATAGGAGGACTGAATCTGCATCATGGGTAGATGGTAATTTGGTTCCTACTGCTGTTACATTGATTAAGAAAATGTTGGAATTTGTGACTGACTATGGTGTTGACCCTTGTGTGGCTGGAGAGTTATATATGGTGACTAGTCCAAAGAATTCTGTGTTCACAGTGAACATACTTGCCAAGACTTGCTCTTGTTTGCAGTGGCAGTTGAGGGGGTTCCCCTGTATGCATGCAGTGAGTGCATTGCATAGCATAAGGCCACAATGGAGAaa GTACTGCAGTGATTACTATTCAGTGGAGAACTATAAGGCCACATATGCACCAACTTTTGCACCACTAGATGATAAAAGTGAATGGGTCCAG CCAAACATGAACAAGAAGATCTTGAACCCTCCTCACAGTAGGAAACCAGGAAGACCCAAGAGCAAGAGGGTAAGAAGTTATGATGAACCTCGTGTtgagaagacaaaaaggaggtgtGGGAAATGTGGAAATGTTACTAACCACAACAAAAGAACATGTGCTGGTGGTGAAGTGGGATCTAATCCAACTGCAAAGAGGCAAAGGACTGAATGTGATGCACAAAGCTTCACCTTCAGCAACATAGAGCCAAGTCAGACCACCGGAGTTAGGGGTGCAGCTAAgtcaaacaagaagaagagaacggCATCATTTGTTGGTGAATGTTTTACAGGGCCTGGCAGTCAGCCTTTGGCAACACCATCTTCTACTCCAGCTTCCACAACACCTATGAGTCTGCCATCTATAGCACCATCTTCTACTCCACCCTCTACAATAAATAACCTTTATCAGAACTTCTTTGGCATTGGATCTGTATCTCAGAATATAAAACAAGGAAAGGGAAGGGGAAATGGAAAGGCTAAGAAGAAATGA